One part of the Glycine max cultivar Williams 82 chromosome 14, Glycine_max_v4.0, whole genome shotgun sequence genome encodes these proteins:
- the LOC100788694 gene encoding uncharacterized protein LOC100788694, with translation MPPAKRKAEGTAAAAASSAAAPMRVTRAAAKRAAASSDPPPVPVVKKAAKKAKVAAAAKKQKRNEKENEDVPVESENKAEEKEEGGDASEKNVLDASNKTIVVEHCKQCNSFKTRANLVKVGLEKADIGITVILNPEKPRKGCFEIRQEGGGKKFITLLDLKRPFKPMKDLDMDKVISDIIEEISKTS, from the exons ATGCCGCCGGCGAAGCGCAAAGCGGAGGGAACTGCTGCAGCTGCCGCTTCTTCTGCGGCGGCTCCGATGAGAGTCACTCGTGCTGCGGCGAAGCGCGCCGCCGCGAGCTCCGACCCTCCGCCGGTGCCGGTGGTTAAGAAGGCGGCGAAGAAGGCCAAAGTTGCTGCTGCTGCTAAGAAGCAGAAAAGGAACgaaaaggaaaatgaagatgTTCCGGTTGAGAGCGAGAACAAAgcggaagaaaaagaagaaggaggagaCGCCTCCGAGAAGAACGTTCTAGACGCTTCCAACAAGACCATCGTCGTCGAACACTG cAAGCAATGTAACTCCTTCAAGACCAGGGCCAATCTGGTGAAGGTCGGCCTTGAGAAGGCCGACATTGGAATCACTGTGATTTTAAACCCTGAGAAG CCAAGGAAAGGATGCTTTGAAATACGGCAAGAAGGGGGTGGCAAGAAGTTCATAACTCTCTTG GACTTGAAGCGTCCATTTAAACCAATGAAGGATTTGGACATGGACAAGGTCATCTCGGACATCATTGAGGAAATATCAAAGACTAGTTGA